The proteins below come from a single Necator americanus strain Aroian chromosome V, whole genome shotgun sequence genomic window:
- a CDS encoding hypothetical protein (NECATOR_CHRV.G18446.T1), producing the protein MSDHIVLPISEEHVEPITNRKNEIVSHVESILPPAKIEKITHRFNEKLAHLQQLIRDCNLLNAELREMSPLEQVFLGVGDVIRNENISVEYPRSASAEITAKSTCLEAEVAGAAPINTTQPNPPSGACEEPKAISGNIIRTVSETEFEEIPRYMRGRMTRAELNEIVVKLDEFLMQKRRLLNAPFKKLSIKDKDQVGKWKEQETPATANKLFCQEADVKPELTDRIMTDEKYEIKRILAERKADGKQDKMEYLVDWEPTWVFDSDMDAGLLDDFHYSVVVLGPIHTPENIQKKSIKDMDIVIQRESKRDNEKDGVILELMPYEQVKKLYPDELFAYIETTFSLPEDMCQPYEKEDNKKKPKKKSTNNVKKKSAK; encoded by the exons ATGTCGGACCATATTGTTCTGCCTATAAGCGAAGAGCATGTTGAACCGATTACAAATCGAAAGAACGAAATAGTTAGTCACGTAGAGTCAATTTTGCCTCCGGCGAAGATCGAGAAGA TTACTCATCGTTTCAATGAGAAGCTTGCGCATCTGCAGCAGTTGATACGTGACTGCAACCTTCTGAATGCAGAACTTCGAGAAATGAGCCCGCTAGAGCAAGTATTTTTGGGTGTTGGTGATGTGATAAGG AATGAAAACATTTCCGTTGAGTATCCTCGATCTGCAAGCGCAGAAATTACTGCAAAGTCGACTTGTTTAGAAGCGGAAGTAGCGGGTGCGGCTCCAATTAATACCACTCAGCCGAATCCTCCATCGGGTGCCTGTGAA gAGCCAAAAGCAATTTCTGGTAATATTATTCGCACTGTAAGTGAGACAGAATTTGAAGAGATTCCCAGGTATATGCGTGGTCGTATGACCCGTGCTGAACTGAATGAG ATTGTTGTAAAACTCGATGAGTTCTTAATGCAGAAGCGCCGTTTATTGAACGCTCCTTTTAAAAAGCTATCTATAAAAGATAAGGATCAAGTCGGCAAGTGGAAAGAACAG GAAACCCCTGCTACTGCTAACAAACTATTCTGCCAAGAAGCTGACGTTAAGCCTGAACTAACAGATC GAATTATGACCGACGAAAAATACGAGATTAAACGAATTTTAGCTGAGAGGAAAGCAGATGGAAAACAGGACAAGATGGAGTATCTAGTGGATTGGGA ACCAACGTGGGTTTTCGATTCGGACATGGATGCAGGCTTACTGGACGACTTTCACTACTCTGTCGTCGTGCTAGGTCCAATTCACACTCctgagaatattcaaaagaAGTCCATAAAAGACATGGATATAGTTATCCAAAG AGAAAGCAAGCGCGACAACGAGAAAGATGGAGTTATTCTTGAACTGATGCCCTATGAACAG GTAAAGAAACTGTACCCGGACGAGCTCTTCGCGTACATAGAAACCACCTTCAGTTTACCTGAGGACATGTGTCAACCATATGAAAAGGAGGATAATAAGAAAAAGCCCAAGAAAAAGAGCACCAACAATGTTAA
- a CDS encoding hypothetical protein (NECATOR_CHRV.G18446.T2), with amino-acid sequence MSDHIVLPISEEHVEPITNRKNEIVSHVESILPPAKIEKITHRFNEKLAHLQQLIRDCNLLNAELREMSPLEQVFLGVGDVIRNENISVEYPRSASAEITAKSTCLEAEVAGAAPINTTQPNPPSGACEEPKAISGNIIRTVSETEFEEIPRYMRGRMTRAELNEIVVKLDEFLMQKRRLLNAPFKKLSIKDKDQVGKWKEQETPATANKLFCQEADVKPELTDRGRVLFRSVIPCLRHVRRIREPIMSKAFSLLLFSLSCSLGIMTDEKYEIKRILAERKADGKQDKMEYLVDWEPTWVFDSDMDAGLLDDFHYSVVVLGPIHTPENIQKKSIKDMDIVIQRESKRDNEKDGVILELMPYEQVKKLYPDELFAYIETTFSLPEDMCQPYEKEDNKKKPKKKSTNNVKKKSAK; translated from the exons ATGTCGGACCATATTGTTCTGCCTATAAGCGAAGAGCATGTTGAACCGATTACAAATCGAAAGAACGAAATAGTTAGTCACGTAGAGTCAATTTTGCCTCCGGCGAAGATCGAGAAGA TTACTCATCGTTTCAATGAGAAGCTTGCGCATCTGCAGCAGTTGATACGTGACTGCAACCTTCTGAATGCAGAACTTCGAGAAATGAGCCCGCTAGAGCAAGTATTTTTGGGTGTTGGTGATGTGATAAGG AATGAAAACATTTCCGTTGAGTATCCTCGATCTGCAAGCGCAGAAATTACTGCAAAGTCGACTTGTTTAGAAGCGGAAGTAGCGGGTGCGGCTCCAATTAATACCACTCAGCCGAATCCTCCATCGGGTGCCTGTGAA gAGCCAAAAGCAATTTCTGGTAATATTATTCGCACTGTAAGTGAGACAGAATTTGAAGAGATTCCCAGGTATATGCGTGGTCGTATGACCCGTGCTGAACTGAATGAG ATTGTTGTAAAACTCGATGAGTTCTTAATGCAGAAGCGCCGTTTATTGAACGCTCCTTTTAAAAAGCTATCTATAAAAGATAAGGATCAAGTCGGCAAGTGGAAAGAACAG GAAACCCCTGCTACTGCTAACAAACTATTCTGCCAAGAAGCTGACGTTAAGCCTGAACTAACAGATCGTGGGCGAGTCCTATTCCGTTCGGTTATTCCTTGTTTGCGTCATGTTCGCCGTATTAGGGAA CCCATtatgtcaaaggctttctcattaCTCTTGTTCAGTCTCAGCTGTTCTTTAGGAATTATGACCGACGAAAAATACGAGATTAAACGAATTTTAGCTGAGAGGAAAGCAGATGGAAAACAGGACAAGATGGAGTATCTAGTGGATTGGGA ACCAACGTGGGTTTTCGATTCGGACATGGATGCAGGCTTACTGGACGACTTTCACTACTCTGTCGTCGTGCTAGGTCCAATTCACACTCctgagaatattcaaaagaAGTCCATAAAAGACATGGATATAGTTATCCAAAG AGAAAGCAAGCGCGACAACGAGAAAGATGGAGTTATTCTTGAACTGATGCCCTATGAACAG GTAAAGAAACTGTACCCGGACGAGCTCTTCGCGTACATAGAAACCACCTTCAGTTTACCTGAGGACATGTGTCAACCATATGAAAAGGAGGATAATAAGAAAAAGCCCAAGAAAAAGAGCACCAACAATGTTAA